In a genomic window of Curtobacterium flaccumfaciens pv. betae:
- a CDS encoding NAD-dependent epimerase/dehydratase family protein: MTAPLHVVLGGNGVVGRETLRALREHDVAAVSVGRRPSTTATAGNNESESGNARTDHVIADLLDPTAVRRALHGADVAYLVAGLPYSSGVWADQWPRIVDNTVGAALAEGTHLVYLDNVYAYGRVSGPMTEATPINPSGRKGAVRAAALEQLRTAADRGLAVTVGRSADFTGPGATTSAFNGFVVDRIAAGKRPTWLLDADQPHSLTATTDIGDALVTLGTDDRATGRTWHLPTAPALTGRQYVELTGVPAADTAVMSSATLRFGALFTTSARETLELRYQYTDPYVFDSSAFEQTFGVHPTPTADVVAAALLHARSVAR, from the coding sequence ATGACCGCTCCGCTGCACGTCGTCCTGGGCGGCAACGGTGTCGTCGGGCGCGAGACACTCCGTGCACTGCGCGAGCACGACGTCGCCGCCGTGTCCGTCGGCCGGCGCCCGTCGACAACAGCAACGGCAGGCAACAACGAGAGCGAGAGCGGCAACGCCCGCACCGACCACGTCATCGCCGACCTGCTCGACCCCACCGCCGTCCGCCGCGCGCTGCACGGCGCCGACGTCGCGTACCTCGTCGCCGGCCTGCCGTACTCGTCGGGGGTCTGGGCGGACCAGTGGCCGAGGATCGTCGACAACACCGTCGGAGCAGCCCTGGCCGAGGGCACTCACCTGGTGTACCTCGACAACGTCTACGCCTACGGCCGCGTGTCCGGGCCGATGACCGAGGCGACCCCGATCAACCCCTCCGGTCGGAAGGGTGCGGTGCGCGCGGCCGCCCTCGAGCAGCTGCGGACCGCGGCCGACCGCGGACTGGCCGTCACCGTCGGGCGGAGCGCCGACTTCACCGGCCCCGGCGCGACGACGAGCGCGTTCAACGGTTTCGTCGTCGACCGGATCGCCGCCGGCAAGCGCCCGACCTGGCTGCTCGACGCCGACCAACCGCACTCCCTCACCGCCACGACCGACATCGGCGACGCACTCGTGACCCTCGGTACCGACGACCGTGCGACGGGCCGGACCTGGCACCTGCCGACCGCTCCGGCGCTGACCGGTCGGCAGTACGTCGAGCTCACCGGGGTCCCCGCCGCCGACACCGCCGTGATGTCGTCGGCCACGCTGCGCTTCGGTGCGCTGTTCACCACGTCCGCCCGGGAGACGCTCGAGCTGCGGTACCAGTACACCGACCCCTACGTCTTCGACTCGTCGGCGTTCGAGCAGACGTTCGGCGTGCACCCGACCCCCACCGCCGACGTCGTGGCCGCCGCCCTGCTGCACGCCCGGAGCGTGGCCCGGTGA
- a CDS encoding epoxide hydrolase family protein — MSDTAAITPFTLDVPQAELDDLRRRLLATRWPDAETVEDTSQGPRLEKVRALVEHWTTEYDWRRTEALLNGWGQHTTRIDGLEVHFLHVRSAVPGARPLLLTHGWPGSVLEFRHVIGPLTDPVAHGGDAADAFHVVIPSLPGFGFSGKPTTTGWNTARTARAWSVLMSRLGYTDWFAQGGDLGATVTAELAALQDAGDIGLAGIHLNMALFMPTDDEARNASPDEQVMLQESGHYWQELSAYSQQMSTRPQTIGYSLADSPVGLASWIYAMFQDVGGSHDEHGDAERLFPLDEILDDVMLYWLPNTAASAARIYWEATRTGWASPGTVEEPLTLPVGLSIMPGEYVRRSRRWAARRYTDLVFFNEVARGGHFAMLEQPELLVDDVRATFRNLR, encoded by the coding sequence ATGTCGGACACCGCAGCCATCACCCCGTTCACCCTCGACGTCCCCCAGGCGGAGCTCGACGACCTGCGCCGCCGTCTGCTGGCGACCCGCTGGCCCGATGCCGAAACTGTCGAGGACACCTCGCAGGGACCCCGACTCGAGAAGGTCCGCGCCCTCGTCGAACACTGGACGACGGAGTACGACTGGCGCCGGACCGAGGCCCTGCTGAACGGCTGGGGCCAGCACACGACCCGGATCGACGGGCTCGAGGTCCACTTCCTGCACGTCCGGTCCGCCGTCCCCGGTGCCCGTCCGCTCCTGCTCACCCACGGCTGGCCCGGTTCCGTCCTGGAGTTCCGCCACGTGATCGGCCCGCTCACCGACCCGGTGGCGCACGGCGGCGACGCGGCGGACGCGTTCCACGTCGTGATCCCGAGCCTGCCCGGGTTCGGCTTCTCCGGGAAGCCGACGACCACCGGGTGGAACACCGCCCGGACCGCGAGGGCCTGGTCGGTGCTGATGTCCCGGCTCGGGTACACGGACTGGTTTGCCCAGGGCGGTGACCTCGGCGCCACCGTCACCGCGGAGCTCGCAGCCCTGCAGGACGCCGGGGACATCGGACTCGCCGGGATCCACCTCAACATGGCGCTGTTCATGCCGACGGACGACGAGGCCCGGAACGCCTCCCCCGACGAACAGGTCATGCTGCAGGAGAGCGGCCACTACTGGCAGGAGCTGTCGGCCTACTCGCAGCAGATGTCGACCCGCCCACAGACCATCGGGTACTCGTTGGCGGACTCCCCCGTCGGGCTGGCGTCGTGGATCTACGCGATGTTCCAGGACGTCGGCGGCTCGCACGACGAACACGGCGATGCCGAGCGGCTCTTCCCGCTCGACGAGATCCTCGACGACGTCATGCTGTACTGGCTGCCGAACACCGCCGCGTCCGCGGCGCGCATCTACTGGGAGGCGACCCGCACCGGCTGGGCCAGCCCGGGCACCGTCGAGGAGCCACTGACCCTGCCCGTCGGCCTGAGCATCATGCCGGGCGAGTACGTCCGCCGGTCGCGCCGCTGGGCAGCGCGCCGGTACACCGACCTGGTGTTCTTCAACGAGGTCGCGCGCGGCGGGCACTTCGCGATGCTCGAACAGCCGGAGCTACTCGTCGACGACGTCCGTGCGACCTTCCGGAACCTGCGCTGA
- a CDS encoding nuclear transport factor 2 family protein: protein MSQPLESLMHANLFEVFGERDPERRRAAIERTYAPDVEFLDPDEVVTGHDALHAKAQRLLDDAPGFVFSPAGPVYENHGMGYLAWYFGPEGAPPVVSGMDICFIEGDVIAKVYTILTA, encoded by the coding sequence ATGTCGCAACCGCTCGAATCGCTCATGCACGCCAACCTGTTCGAGGTGTTCGGGGAGCGGGACCCCGAGCGTCGCCGCGCCGCGATCGAGCGGACGTACGCCCCGGACGTCGAGTTCCTGGATCCCGACGAGGTCGTCACCGGCCACGACGCCCTGCACGCCAAGGCGCAGCGCCTGCTCGACGACGCCCCCGGGTTCGTGTTCTCGCCGGCCGGCCCGGTCTACGAGAACCACGGGATGGGGTACCTCGCCTGGTACTTCGGCCCCGAGGGAGCACCGCCCGTCGTGTCCGGCATGGACATCTGCTTCATCGAGGGCGATGTCATCGCGAAGGTCTACACGATCCTGACTGCCTGA
- a CDS encoding MerR family transcriptional regulator has protein sequence MRISELARAASTPVTAVKYYQREGLLPPGEKSAPNQTAYDERHVERVRLVRALLETGGLSVAVTKQVLAVLDAETAPLAEVFAVAQYAMTTPRSPESEATPEARARIEERVSAAGWCATSDNPGLETAARALDGLRTIGFDAPDDYLDAYVSAAASAARADVAALQHRDGRTAMAELMVIGTVLGDPLFAGLRRLAQQDATHDLFPVADTDEAGA, from the coding sequence GTGCGAATATCTGAACTTGCCCGAGCGGCGTCCACGCCGGTCACCGCCGTCAAGTACTACCAACGCGAAGGCCTCCTGCCCCCCGGCGAGAAGTCTGCGCCGAACCAGACCGCCTACGACGAGCGGCACGTCGAACGGGTCCGGCTCGTCCGGGCACTCCTGGAGACCGGCGGGCTCTCGGTCGCCGTGACGAAGCAGGTCCTGGCCGTGCTCGACGCCGAGACCGCACCGCTGGCCGAGGTCTTCGCCGTCGCCCAGTACGCCATGACCACCCCGCGCTCCCCCGAGTCCGAGGCGACCCCGGAGGCCCGCGCCCGGATCGAGGAACGGGTGTCGGCCGCCGGCTGGTGCGCGACGTCGGACAACCCGGGACTCGAGACCGCGGCCCGGGCGCTCGACGGGCTGCGCACCATCGGGTTCGACGCTCCGGACGACTACCTCGACGCCTACGTGTCGGCAGCGGCGAGCGCGGCACGGGCCGACGTCGCAGCACTGCAGCACCGCGACGGCCGGACCGCGATGGCGGAGCTGATGGTGATCGGGACCGTCCTCGGCGATCCGCTGTTCGCGGGACTCCGGCGCCTGGCGCAGCAGGACGCCACCCACGACCTGTTCCCCGTCGCCGACACGGACGAGGCCGGCGCATGA
- a CDS encoding NmrA family NAD(P)-binding protein, producing MTTTILVAGATGDLGHRIVRELTQHDVRVRVLTRPGSRTAAERFGDDARVDVVAAEYGDHDALTRAVSGADVVVSAVSGTRPVIVDAQRALLAATVAAGVRRFIPSDYSADYRRIAPGTNRNFELRREFAADLDAAPVQATSILTGMFTDLLTGEAPMILSGRRLVLFWSSADQVLDFTTKDDVARVTALAALDDDAPRVIEMAGDQVTARDVARTMSELTGERFRLQWAGTTGTLSAMSAVGRRLSKDPDETFPAWQGMQYFVSMFSGQAQLHHVDNDRYGVQSWTSVRDVLRAHLSGQGHPATD from the coding sequence ATGACCACCACCATCCTCGTCGCCGGCGCCACCGGCGACCTCGGGCACCGCATCGTCCGCGAGCTCACCCAGCACGACGTGCGGGTCCGGGTCCTCACCCGGCCCGGCAGCAGGACCGCCGCAGAACGCTTCGGCGACGACGCCCGTGTCGACGTCGTCGCCGCCGAGTACGGCGACCACGACGCCCTGACCCGGGCCGTCAGCGGGGCCGACGTCGTGGTCTCCGCCGTGAGCGGGACACGTCCGGTGATCGTCGACGCCCAGCGCGCGCTGCTCGCGGCGACCGTGGCGGCGGGCGTCCGGCGGTTCATCCCGTCCGACTACTCGGCCGACTACCGGCGGATCGCACCCGGCACCAACCGCAACTTCGAGCTGCGGCGCGAGTTCGCCGCCGACCTCGACGCGGCCCCGGTGCAGGCGACCTCGATCCTGACCGGCATGTTCACCGACCTGCTGACCGGCGAGGCCCCGATGATCCTGTCTGGCCGACGGCTCGTGCTGTTCTGGTCGTCGGCGGACCAGGTGCTCGACTTCACCACGAAGGACGACGTCGCCCGGGTCACGGCCCTCGCCGCCCTGGACGATGATGCTCCGCGGGTGATCGAGATGGCGGGCGACCAGGTCACCGCCCGCGACGTCGCACGCACTATGAGCGAGCTGACGGGGGAGCGCTTCCGGCTGCAGTGGGCCGGCACGACCGGGACCCTGTCCGCGATGAGCGCCGTCGGTCGGCGCCTGTCGAAGGACCCCGACGAGACGTTCCCGGCATGGCAGGGGATGCAGTACTTCGTGAGCATGTTCAGCGGGCAGGCGCAGCTGCACCACGTCGACAACGACCGCTACGGCGTGCAGTCGTGGACGAGTGTCCGTGACGTGCTCCGCGCACACCTCAGTGGGCAGGGCCACCCGGCGACGGACTGA
- a CDS encoding discoidin domain-containing protein, whose product MTSPRPAVRPRSFRRAAVSATAGALTAATLLAFAVTPAHAATSDTPRSPADPTAAVAAPQEQPGGSSRVGPAADGVQVGFGSYAPAPPDEITDIADVRKTLDQRLYIDPSKAGEPVPTNQWWTDLLVSKYSGDMWAYPFVSSNSAAGTKLTIPTRWNNDGTAMRLESPVTVGGTVEPTPDASDRTLADFEDGLPDGWTATGDAFTATATGTASGQSAVSGWLGGRFLNSFSDEDGDGATGTLTSPAFTIDRSTLAFLVGGGRHPDHEAVQLLVDGDVVASSTGTDSEQLRWDSWDVAAHRGQSAQLRIVDDLRAGWAHVLVDQVLLTDAPDGLADRFATTFRAKQADALRWGDWNISWRMPQDGPGGQYMDVTSVQGSPYEWFEFHGMTPRLTLQDGAEITDGDGEPLDLPVTTDRFEIRQDAHVFGVHAPDGTTFTRVGNALEASSGTPYLVLSAVPEQGLSLDDLHRTAFAVPRDTTMTYSYDPAAANVRQQWSIRTDTLQGDNHDTVQGWLQHQYADATTNLRFTGATYETPRGTMRTTVGHDGWTLDYAFTGITPIGATPETVGDAPYSEEVMREYLHEYAAKTTYGGDTYWGGKDVLQLAEYMTIARQIGATEDARTLQATLERALTDWYTYTDGEAEHFFAMYPTWKALIGFADSYGSAQFNDNHFHYGYFAVATAMLGRVDHEWAAKYQGMATLVAKQYANWDRDDARFPHMRTFGVWEGRSNAGGVSSPGGNNQESSSEAIQSEAGLFLLGSVLGDEEMQAAGALQYVTERAAVRDYWQNVRGNPASASYDGNGAFPDEYEHGQAGILFDSGQAHATYFSGDPAWISGIQWMPIAPWFDYFGWDPGFSKALMREMMAARPESIGQAGVTDGNAARIQMLTKKWWGVGSYGDVKITRDRPAAIGELQDAIRAVETNHPGYVTRRTAANPLYDPATDTLLVSVDDDGRVVFPDRYWTPENLPDSLVPSELDGPTADRKPQDWPTPSPLMPFLVDDFRADTATIDQLYGVDLTDHTPGEDTEHAARVFSGMGDALGNVVLGFLGQYDPDTYADVHAALWAADDPAVTGQSMAGLVYHQAMSNRTVGTEVTDRHTSDPLSQVFRAPDGTISYVLDNPDTVQHTYDVYEGTEVIGQIAVPAQTQITSHLDARLTEVVVSAQGAPKTIVPGATTTFTATGYDQYGATVALDNVTWSTDTGTISAEGVHRASERAEQATVTATIGGVHGSYAFRVAPAPVLTGFDVTPGFDRLVVGTPQRFRAAGHDQYGDPASLPADVTWSYTGAGSAGNDGTVTTTAAGSGYVVATGGGVEGSAVVASVTSIPDAAAGADVDASSSDGGNVAGKAVDGDRSTRWESAHGVDEVDYTIDLGRLTDVDTVRVDWENAAAARYVLQVRDTADDPWRDVRTVDKTTADADTVAVGETARFVRLHLTDRLTGYGYSIWEVHVSGTPAASTVDVEDVLVAPRTATVRAGDTVRMVAYGFDHDGFGGRLAADRPEWTVDGGGSVEPDGVVTAAAEGGVTATVTATVPGASGTATVTTLDEATDGDDDGGTAPARSRDVADGKPVTTSSDERGDLSGGNAVDGDARTRWASAARDGEWLAVDLGQVVPIDQVQLDWEAAWAEAYRVQVRDDEDAPWRTVVEEAHGTGGEVIHRLEGDDVTGRWVRVVADRRHTAFGVSLWALRVTSTQGEPTPDLARRASVSASADEGDGVPAHNAVDGDPGSRWASGHTDDQWLAVDLGAPHSLHGAVLRWEDAFGRSYRIEARNAGDDGWTTLATETDGDGGTDRHALDGSWRYVRVHGVERATPYGYSLYDLEIR is encoded by the coding sequence GTGACCTCACCGCGTCCCGCCGTCCGTCCCAGGTCGTTCCGCCGAGCGGCCGTCAGCGCCACCGCCGGCGCACTGACCGCCGCCACGCTGCTGGCGTTCGCCGTCACCCCGGCGCACGCCGCGACCTCGGACACCCCGCGCTCACCGGCCGATCCGACCGCTGCGGTGGCCGCACCGCAGGAACAGCCTGGAGGCTCGTCCCGCGTCGGTCCGGCCGCGGACGGCGTGCAGGTGGGTTTCGGCTCCTACGCGCCGGCCCCGCCGGACGAGATCACGGACATCGCCGACGTGCGGAAGACGCTGGACCAGCGGCTGTACATCGACCCGTCGAAGGCCGGCGAGCCGGTGCCGACGAACCAGTGGTGGACGGACCTGCTGGTCAGCAAGTACTCCGGCGACATGTGGGCGTACCCGTTCGTCTCGTCGAACAGTGCCGCGGGCACGAAGCTCACGATCCCGACGCGGTGGAACAACGATGGCACGGCGATGCGCCTGGAGTCCCCCGTGACGGTGGGCGGGACGGTGGAGCCGACCCCCGACGCGAGCGACCGCACCCTCGCCGACTTCGAGGACGGCCTGCCCGACGGCTGGACCGCGACCGGTGACGCCTTCACGGCCACCGCCACCGGGACGGCCAGCGGGCAGAGCGCGGTCTCCGGGTGGCTCGGCGGACGCTTCCTGAACTCGTTCAGCGACGAGGACGGCGACGGCGCGACCGGCACGCTCACCTCGCCGGCGTTCACGATCGACCGTTCGACCCTGGCGTTCCTGGTCGGCGGTGGCCGGCACCCCGACCACGAAGCCGTGCAGCTCCTGGTCGACGGCGACGTCGTGGCGAGCAGCACCGGGACGGACAGCGAGCAGCTGCGCTGGGACAGCTGGGACGTCGCCGCCCACCGAGGACAGTCCGCGCAGCTGCGGATCGTCGACGACCTGCGGGCCGGGTGGGCACACGTGCTGGTCGACCAGGTCCTGCTCACCGACGCCCCGGACGGTCTCGCCGACCGCTTCGCGACCACGTTCCGGGCGAAGCAGGCCGACGCGCTCCGCTGGGGCGACTGGAACATCAGCTGGCGGATGCCGCAGGACGGCCCGGGCGGGCAGTACATGGACGTCACGAGCGTGCAGGGTTCGCCGTACGAGTGGTTCGAGTTCCACGGCATGACCCCGCGCCTCACCCTGCAGGACGGTGCCGAGATCACCGACGGAGACGGCGAACCGCTCGACCTGCCGGTGACGACGGACCGGTTCGAGATCCGCCAGGACGCCCACGTCTTCGGCGTGCACGCCCCCGACGGGACGACCTTCACCCGGGTCGGGAACGCGCTGGAGGCCTCATCCGGCACGCCCTACCTGGTGCTCAGCGCGGTACCCGAGCAGGGGCTGTCCCTCGACGACCTGCACCGCACCGCGTTCGCGGTCCCCCGCGACACGACGATGACGTACTCGTACGACCCGGCGGCGGCGAACGTCCGCCAGCAGTGGTCGATCCGCACCGACACGCTGCAGGGCGACAACCACGACACCGTGCAGGGCTGGCTGCAGCACCAGTACGCCGACGCCACCACGAACCTGCGCTTCACCGGCGCCACCTACGAGACCCCGCGCGGCACCATGCGGACCACCGTCGGCCACGACGGCTGGACCCTGGACTACGCGTTCACGGGCATCACGCCGATCGGTGCCACGCCCGAGACGGTCGGCGACGCCCCGTACTCCGAGGAGGTCATGCGCGAGTACCTGCACGAGTACGCCGCGAAGACGACGTACGGCGGAGACACCTACTGGGGCGGCAAGGACGTCCTGCAGCTCGCCGAGTACATGACGATCGCGCGGCAGATCGGTGCCACCGAGGACGCCCGGACGCTGCAGGCCACCCTCGAACGCGCCCTGACCGACTGGTACACGTACACGGACGGCGAAGCAGAGCACTTCTTCGCGATGTACCCGACGTGGAAGGCCCTGATCGGGTTCGCCGACTCGTACGGGTCGGCCCAGTTCAACGACAACCACTTCCACTACGGGTACTTCGCCGTCGCGACGGCCATGCTCGGCCGGGTCGACCACGAGTGGGCCGCGAAGTACCAGGGCATGGCGACGCTCGTCGCGAAGCAGTACGCGAACTGGGACCGCGACGACGCCCGGTTCCCGCACATGCGCACGTTCGGCGTCTGGGAGGGCCGGTCGAACGCCGGCGGTGTGTCGTCACCCGGCGGCAACAACCAGGAGTCGTCGTCCGAGGCGATCCAGTCCGAGGCGGGGCTCTTCCTGCTCGGCTCGGTCCTCGGCGACGAGGAGATGCAGGCCGCCGGTGCGCTGCAGTACGTCACCGAGCGCGCGGCCGTCCGCGACTACTGGCAGAACGTCCGCGGCAACCCCGCCTCGGCGTCGTACGACGGCAACGGCGCGTTCCCGGACGAGTACGAGCACGGGCAGGCGGGGATCCTGTTCGACTCCGGGCAGGCCCACGCGACGTACTTCTCCGGCGACCCCGCCTGGATCTCCGGCATCCAGTGGATGCCGATCGCCCCGTGGTTCGACTACTTCGGCTGGGACCCGGGCTTCTCGAAGGCCCTGATGCGCGAGATGATGGCCGCCCGCCCGGAGTCCATCGGGCAGGCCGGGGTCACGGACGGCAACGCGGCACGCATCCAGATGCTCACGAAGAAGTGGTGGGGCGTCGGCAGCTACGGCGACGTGAAGATCACCCGCGACCGCCCGGCCGCGATCGGTGAGCTGCAGGACGCGATCCGTGCGGTCGAGACGAACCACCCCGGGTACGTCACCCGGCGAACCGCGGCGAACCCCCTGTACGACCCGGCCACCGACACCCTGCTGGTGAGCGTGGACGACGACGGACGGGTGGTGTTCCCCGACCGGTACTGGACCCCGGAGAACCTGCCCGACTCGCTGGTGCCCTCCGAGCTCGACGGTCCCACCGCCGACCGGAAGCCCCAGGACTGGCCGACGCCGTCCCCGCTGATGCCGTTCCTGGTGGACGACTTCCGCGCCGACACCGCGACCATCGACCAGCTGTACGGCGTCGACCTCACCGACCACACCCCGGGCGAGGACACCGAGCACGCCGCGCGGGTGTTCAGCGGCATGGGTGACGCCCTCGGCAACGTCGTGCTCGGGTTCCTCGGGCAGTACGACCCGGACACCTACGCCGACGTGCACGCCGCACTGTGGGCGGCCGACGACCCGGCCGTGACCGGACAGTCGATGGCCGGCCTCGTCTACCACCAGGCGATGTCGAACCGGACCGTCGGCACCGAGGTCACCGACCGGCACACCTCGGACCCGCTCAGCCAGGTGTTCCGCGCACCGGACGGCACGATCAGCTACGTGCTCGACAACCCCGACACCGTGCAGCACACGTACGACGTCTACGAGGGCACCGAGGTGATCGGCCAGATCGCGGTCCCGGCGCAGACGCAGATCACCTCGCACCTGGACGCGCGGCTCACCGAGGTGGTCGTCAGCGCCCAGGGAGCCCCGAAGACGATCGTCCCCGGTGCGACCACGACCTTCACCGCCACCGGCTACGACCAGTACGGCGCCACCGTCGCCCTGGACAACGTCACCTGGTCGACCGACACCGGCACGATCAGCGCCGAGGGCGTCCACCGCGCATCGGAGCGCGCGGAGCAGGCGACGGTCACCGCCACGATCGGCGGCGTGCACGGGTCGTACGCCTTCCGGGTCGCACCGGCACCGGTCCTCACCGGGTTCGACGTCACGCCCGGTTTCGACCGGCTCGTCGTCGGGACGCCACAGCGGTTCCGTGCCGCCGGCCACGACCAGTACGGCGACCCGGCGTCCCTGCCCGCCGACGTCACCTGGTCGTACACCGGTGCCGGAAGCGCCGGGAACGACGGCACCGTGACGACCACTGCCGCGGGCTCCGGGTACGTCGTCGCGACCGGTGGCGGTGTCGAGGGCTCGGCGGTCGTCGCCTCGGTGACGTCGATCCCCGACGCCGCAGCGGGTGCCGACGTCGACGCGAGCTCCTCGGACGGCGGGAACGTCGCCGGGAAGGCCGTCGACGGGGACCGCAGCACCCGGTGGGAGAGCGCGCACGGTGTGGACGAGGTCGACTACACGATCGACCTCGGGCGGCTGACCGACGTCGACACCGTGCGGGTGGACTGGGAGAACGCGGCCGCCGCACGGTACGTGCTGCAGGTCCGGGACACCGCCGACGACCCCTGGCGCGACGTGCGAACCGTCGACAAGACCACCGCCGACGCGGACACGGTGGCCGTGGGCGAGACCGCCCGGTTCGTGCGCCTGCACCTGACCGATCGCCTCACCGGGTACGGGTACTCCATCTGGGAGGTGCACGTGTCCGGCACCCCGGCGGCCTCGACCGTCGACGTCGAGGACGTGCTCGTCGCGCCGCGCACCGCGACCGTCCGCGCCGGTGACACGGTCCGGATGGTGGCCTACGGGTTCGACCACGACGGGTTCGGTGGGCGGCTCGCCGCGGACCGTCCGGAGTGGACCGTCGACGGCGGCGGAAGTGTCGAACCGGACGGTGTCGTCACCGCAGCGGCCGAGGGCGGTGTGACCGCGACGGTCACGGCCACCGTGCCGGGAGCATCCGGGACGGCCACCGTCACGACCCTCGACGAGGCGACCGACGGTGACGACGACGGCGGAACGGCACCCGCCCGCTCTCGCGACGTGGCCGACGGCAAGCCCGTCACCACCTCGTCGGACGAGCGCGGCGACCTGTCCGGCGGCAATGCGGTGGACGGCGACGCCCGGACCCGGTGGGCGAGCGCAGCACGCGACGGTGAGTGGTTGGCGGTCGACCTCGGGCAGGTCGTGCCGATCGACCAGGTGCAGCTCGACTGGGAGGCCGCGTGGGCCGAGGCCTACCGCGTCCAGGTCCGCGACGACGAAGACGCCCCCTGGCGGACCGTCGTGGAAGAAGCCCACGGGACCGGCGGCGAGGTGATCCACCGGTTGGAGGGCGACGACGTCACCGGCCGCTGGGTCCGGGTCGTCGCGGACCGCCGGCACACCGCGTTCGGCGTCTCGCTCTGGGCGCTCCGCGTCACCTCGACGCAGGGCGAACCGACCCCGGACCTGGCACGACGGGCGAGCGTGTCGGCGTCGGCCGACGAGGGCGACGGCGTGCCCGCGCACAACGCCGTGGACGGCGACCCGGGATCGCGCTGGGCGAGCGGACACACCGACGACCAGTGGCTCGCCGTCGACCTCGGCGCGCCGCACAGCCTGCACGGCGCGGTGCTCCGTTGGGAGGACGCCTTCGGACGCTCCTACCGGATCGAGGCGCGGAACGCGGGCGACGACGGGTGGACGACGCTCGCCACCGAGACCGACGGTGACGGCGGGACCGACCGGCACGCCCTGGACGGCTCGTGGCGGTACGTCCGCGTGCACGGTGTCGAACGGGCGACCCCGTACGGCTACTCGCTGTACGACCTCGAGATCCGGTAG
- a CDS encoding TetR/AcrR family transcriptional regulator → MPVEEPLPAAKPMRADARRNRDAIVAAARTAFERDEQLRFDDFAGRAGVGVGTLYRHFPTREALAAAVYRGEVDVLCQRARDSTRPAAESLDDFLRGFVEYVVDHAALARTLAAVVDATTQAEGGGDLERTLAELMARAAGDGTIRSDVAPGTVLMLLHGIGAGIDRPGWAVEARAAADLVSRGLRTR, encoded by the coding sequence GTGCCGGTCGAGGAACCCCTGCCTGCCGCGAAGCCGATGCGCGCCGACGCCCGTCGGAACCGCGACGCGATCGTGGCCGCTGCCCGGACGGCGTTCGAGCGTGATGAGCAGCTGCGCTTCGACGACTTCGCCGGACGCGCCGGCGTTGGTGTCGGCACGCTCTACCGACACTTCCCGACGCGTGAAGCGCTGGCGGCGGCGGTCTACCGGGGCGAGGTCGACGTCCTCTGCCAGCGTGCTCGTGACTCGACGCGGCCAGCGGCTGAGAGCCTCGACGACTTCCTGCGCGGTTTCGTGGAGTACGTGGTCGACCACGCGGCGCTCGCCCGCACCCTCGCCGCCGTGGTCGACGCCACCACGCAGGCCGAGGGTGGGGGCGACCTGGAGCGGACGCTCGCCGAGCTGATGGCGCGCGCGGCAGGTGACGGGACGATCCGGTCCGACGTCGCCCCCGGGACGGTGCTCATGCTGCTGCACGGCATTGGGGCCGGGATCGATCGCCCAGGGTGGGCGGTGGAAGCCCGTGCTGCCGCCGACCTGGTCTCCCGAGGGCTCCGGACCCGCTGA
- a CDS encoding MarR family winged helix-turn-helix transcriptional regulator encodes MDNPTPTDALPEIDWGAEGIESELGWALPLALQGFTRLGSEAVADVPGGPRGYQVLVATTTEEPSSQLGLAQRLGIDKTQMTYIVDALEAGGFVERRPAPTDRRVRQVHPTDAGRALLARTRSALRGAEGVLMRHLDDDEQTTLRRLLARVALTAGHGTAGPDQADPTFQHPLAVPERSRRRTATTTSTTTAVRPRP; translated from the coding sequence ATGGACAATCCGACGCCGACCGATGCACTCCCCGAGATCGACTGGGGTGCCGAGGGCATCGAATCCGAACTCGGGTGGGCGCTGCCGCTGGCGCTCCAGGGCTTCACTCGGCTGGGCAGTGAGGCGGTCGCCGACGTGCCGGGTGGTCCCCGTGGCTACCAGGTGCTCGTCGCGACCACCACCGAGGAACCGTCGTCGCAACTCGGACTCGCGCAGCGCCTCGGGATCGACAAGACCCAGATGACCTACATCGTCGACGCGCTCGAGGCGGGCGGGTTCGTCGAACGTCGCCCCGCCCCGACGGACCGGCGGGTGCGGCAGGTCCACCCCACTGACGCCGGCCGTGCCCTGCTCGCCCGGACACGGTCCGCCCTGCGCGGCGCCGAGGGCGTGCTCATGCGGCACCTCGACGACGACGAACAGACGACGCTGCGCCGGCTGCTGGCCCGCGTCGCGCTCACCGCCGGGCACGGCACCGCCGGACCGGACCAGGCAGACCCCACGTTCCAACACCCCCTCGCCGTCCCGGAGCGATCCCGACGGCGCACCGCGACGACCACGTCGACCACCACTGCAGTGAGGCCCCGCCCATGA